The following proteins are encoded in a genomic region of Streptomyces sp. NBC_01723:
- a CDS encoding NAD(P)/FAD-dependent oxidoreductase, producing the protein MTGMPAGTPRWAPAELPSHPQLHGVVTADVAVVGAGLAGLSCAYHLAERAPGLDIAVVDAAQPAAGASGRGTGLLGPRAGPALDRAVQRFGPRAARRMHRAGERAVRDVLDLCARLDVPCAPRPGDQLIATRSPAGLVALARQARAARELGLDMPVLTPAGIRERVGVPYRAALLHRPAATLDPAALTCALARACAEKGVRFYGRSPLLAVRPGDLVGPELVFPHGRLYAGQAVLAVNSAAQALDLPVGTVLPLEVYAVATEPLSHTAYEALGGRAGHAVVDAVPLAPYFRLLPDRGLVAGGGTATVPAGLGAPRLQALRERAWARLEGWLRSLHPGLARIRVTHRWSGRIGMTGDDLPVVGPVQGLPDVWYVGGCCGHGLALSVAHGAHVAAGLLGEPDPGEPLPWHRSRAPRLPVGGPGGRFVLRGYVDTLGRVARYAC; encoded by the coding sequence ATGACCGGGATGCCGGCCGGAACGCCGCGCTGGGCCCCGGCGGAACTGCCGTCCCACCCCCAGCTGCACGGCGTGGTCACCGCGGACGTGGCCGTCGTCGGGGCCGGTCTGGCCGGACTGTCCTGCGCCTACCACCTCGCGGAGCGCGCGCCCGGCCTCGACATCGCCGTGGTGGACGCCGCGCAGCCCGCCGCCGGGGCCAGCGGCCGGGGCACCGGCCTGCTCGGCCCGCGCGCCGGACCCGCCCTCGACCGAGCCGTGCAGCGGTTCGGCCCGCGCGCCGCGCGCCGCATGCACCGCGCCGGTGAGCGGGCGGTGCGGGACGTCCTCGACCTGTGCGCGCGGCTGGACGTGCCCTGTGCGCCGCGCCCCGGCGACCAGCTCATCGCCACACGCTCCCCGGCGGGCCTGGTGGCACTCGCCCGCCAGGCCCGCGCCGCCCGCGAACTCGGCCTGGACATGCCGGTCCTCACCCCGGCCGGCATCCGCGAACGCGTCGGCGTGCCCTACCGGGCGGCGCTCCTGCACCGGCCCGCCGCCACGCTCGACCCGGCCGCGCTGACCTGCGCCCTCGCCCGAGCCTGCGCCGAGAAGGGGGTGCGGTTCTACGGCCGCAGCCCGCTGCTGGCCGTGCGCCCGGGCGACCTGGTCGGCCCGGAGCTGGTCTTCCCGCACGGCCGGCTCTACGCCGGGCAGGCGGTGCTCGCCGTCAACTCCGCCGCCCAGGCACTGGACCTGCCGGTCGGCACGGTCCTGCCGCTGGAGGTGTACGCCGTCGCCACCGAGCCGCTGAGCCACACCGCGTACGAGGCGCTGGGCGGGCGCGCGGGCCACGCCGTCGTCGACGCCGTGCCGCTGGCCCCGTACTTCCGGCTGCTGCCGGACCGGGGACTGGTCGCGGGCGGCGGCACCGCCACCGTCCCGGCCGGGCTCGGCGCTCCGCGGCTCCAGGCGCTCCGTGAGCGCGCCTGGGCCCGGCTGGAGGGATGGCTGCGGTCCCTGCACCCCGGCCTCGCCCGGATCCGGGTCACCCACCGCTGGTCCGGCCGGATCGGCATGACCGGCGACGACCTGCCGGTGGTCGGGCCGGTCCAGGGCCTGCCCGACGTCTGGTACGTCGGCGGCTGCTGCGGCCACGGCCTCGCCCTGTCCGTGGCGCACGGAGCGCACGTGGCCGCCGGCCTGCTGGGCGAGCCGGACCCCGGCGAACCGCTGCCGTGGCACCGCTCCCGGGCCCCCCGTCTGCCCGTGGGCGGGCCCGGCGGCCGGTTCGTGCTGCGCGGGTACGTGGACACGCTCGGGCGTGTCGCGCGGTACGCGTGCTGA